The Stenotrophomonas maltophilia genome includes a region encoding these proteins:
- a CDS encoding 4Fe-4S dicluster domain-containing protein, giving the protein MSTTCTPRPRHWRGTLSAALLVLFYALPWLRWDGRQALLLDINARRFDLFGWTLWPGDVGVLVGLLAVLAVGLALLTHLAGRIWCGHACPQTLWRRAFDWIADGMARTLPARVARAATQLAWGLLSLWTGITFVGLFSPIAELVIAAPRAGWSGWETFWVLFYAAATWANAGFLREQVCRSLCPFARMQPLLTDPHTPRMLYDARRGEPRGPRPSGLGGVLGRGRGLLDPTTAQDYVFRAAHPLLAGPMPTFSADRLGDCTDCAACINACPMQLDIRQGPQADCLACGACLEACAQQQHRAGFGPGLVRYCSPQAMAGQPKRWWRPRTLALLSLLLALLACGAWRLL; this is encoded by the coding sequence ATGAGTACGACCTGCACACCGAGACCACGGCACTGGCGCGGCACGCTCAGCGCCGCCTTGCTGGTGCTGTTCTACGCATTGCCATGGCTGCGCTGGGACGGCCGCCAGGCCTTGCTGCTGGATATCAACGCCCGCCGCTTCGATCTGTTCGGCTGGACGCTGTGGCCGGGAGACGTCGGGGTGCTGGTCGGCCTGCTGGCGGTGCTCGCGGTGGGGCTGGCACTGCTCACCCACCTCGCCGGGCGCATCTGGTGCGGTCACGCCTGCCCGCAGACACTGTGGCGCCGTGCCTTCGACTGGATCGCCGACGGCATGGCCCGCACGCTTCCGGCACGCGTTGCGCGCGCAGCCACACAGCTGGCCTGGGGGCTGCTCTCGCTGTGGACCGGTATCACCTTCGTGGGCCTGTTCAGTCCGATCGCCGAGCTGGTGATCGCAGCGCCGCGCGCCGGCTGGAGCGGCTGGGAAACGTTCTGGGTGCTGTTCTATGCCGCCGCCACCTGGGCAAACGCCGGCTTCCTGCGCGAGCAGGTCTGCCGTTCGCTGTGCCCGTTCGCACGCATGCAGCCGCTGCTGACCGATCCACATACGCCGCGCATGCTGTACGACGCCCGCCGCGGCGAGCCCCGCGGGCCTCGCCCATCCGGACTGGGCGGCGTGCTGGGCCGTGGCCGTGGCCTGCTCGACCCGACCACTGCACAGGACTACGTGTTCCGCGCCGCGCATCCGCTGCTGGCCGGACCAATGCCGACCTTCAGCGCCGACCGTCTTGGCGACTGCACCGATTGCGCGGCCTGCATCAACGCCTGCCCGATGCAGTTGGACATCCGCCAGGGGCCGCAGGCCGACTGCCTGGCCTGCGGCGCCTGTCTGGAAGCCTGCGCACAGCAACAGCACCGGGCCGGGTTCGGTCCGGGGCTGGTGCGCTACTGCAGTCCGCAGGCGATGGCCGGGCAACCGAAGCGCTGGTGGCGACCCCGGACCCTGGCCCTGCTGTCTTTGCTGCTGGCGCTGCTTGCCTGCGGCGCCTGGCGCCTGCTCTGA
- a CDS encoding GNAT family N-acetyltransferase, producing the protein MRFRIGTTDDVATLWALRTRCVRETCSSHYPPEVIAPWSASPPPSQYARLLGQGGCVVAEDGQGGLLGFGVFDADANEVDALFVDPDRGGQGIGQALMQRLLAMADREREVVLSASLNAVPFYQRQGFISVREEVYPHPSGVALASVSMRRPW; encoded by the coding sequence ATGCGGTTCCGGATCGGCACCACGGATGACGTGGCCACGCTGTGGGCGTTGCGCACGCGTTGCGTGCGCGAGACCTGCAGCAGCCATTATCCGCCCGAAGTGATTGCGCCCTGGTCGGCCTCGCCGCCGCCGTCGCAGTACGCGCGGTTGCTGGGGCAGGGCGGCTGCGTGGTGGCCGAGGATGGGCAGGGCGGCCTTCTTGGCTTCGGTGTGTTCGATGCCGATGCCAATGAAGTCGACGCGTTGTTCGTTGATCCTGATCGTGGCGGCCAGGGAATCGGCCAGGCGCTGATGCAGCGCCTGCTGGCAATGGCCGATCGTGAGCGTGAGGTGGTGCTGTCGGCCTCGCTCAACGCGGTGCCGTTCTACCAACGGCAGGGATTCATCAGCGTGCGCGAAGAGGTCTACCCGCATCCCAGCGGCGTGGCGCTGGCTTCGGTGAGCATGCGCAGGCCATGGTGA
- a CDS encoding AraC family transcriptional regulator, whose amino-acid sequence MVDRLAILLERFAVTASVFHAGALCGINTLEGEDEAGQLHLVRRGPLQVSHAQQTVQVDVPSLLLYPRPMPHRFSTDPQQGADMACANLHFEGGRLNPISAALPDFICLPLAGLYGGNAALELLFEEAFEQRCGRAAMVNRLFEVVMIQVLRQLMEGGEMRGGLFAGLGHPRLRLALVAMHEAPAQGWTLEDLAEVAGMSRSVFAASFREAMGTTPGQYLQGWRVGLAQQALRQGRPLKRIADEVGYGSEAALSRAFKAHTGQSPREWRGQARAGTA is encoded by the coding sequence ATGGTCGACCGTCTCGCCATTCTGCTTGAACGCTTCGCGGTCACCGCCTCGGTGTTCCATGCCGGTGCGCTGTGCGGCATCAACACGCTGGAGGGTGAGGATGAAGCCGGGCAGCTGCACCTGGTGCGACGTGGCCCGCTGCAGGTCAGTCATGCCCAGCAGACCGTACAGGTGGATGTGCCCAGCCTGCTGCTGTATCCGCGGCCGATGCCGCACCGCTTCAGTACCGACCCACAGCAGGGCGCCGACATGGCCTGCGCGAACCTGCATTTCGAAGGCGGCCGGCTCAATCCGATCAGCGCCGCGTTGCCGGATTTCATCTGCCTGCCGCTGGCTGGGCTGTATGGCGGCAACGCAGCGCTGGAGTTGTTGTTCGAAGAAGCGTTCGAGCAGCGTTGCGGGCGCGCGGCGATGGTCAACCGCCTGTTCGAGGTGGTGATGATCCAGGTGCTGCGCCAGCTGATGGAAGGTGGCGAAATGCGCGGCGGTCTGTTCGCTGGGCTTGGCCACCCGCGATTGCGGTTGGCGCTGGTGGCGATGCACGAAGCCCCGGCGCAGGGGTGGACGCTGGAAGATCTGGCCGAGGTGGCTGGCATGTCACGCAGCGTGTTCGCCGCCAGCTTCCGCGAAGCGATGGGGACCACCCCGGGCCAGTACCTGCAAGGCTGGCGGGTCGGGCTGGCACAGCAGGCGCTGCGCCAGGGCCGGCCGCTGAAGCGGATTGCCGACGAGGTGGGCTACGGCAGCGAGGCGGCACTCTCGCGCGCGTTCAAGGCGCACACGGGGCAGTCGCCACGCGAATGGCGCGGACAGGCGCGTGCTGGCACGGCCTGA
- a CDS encoding SRPBCC family protein — protein MATASVSITVPTPADQVWNLIGGFDSLPDWLPYIPQSTLSEGGRVRHLANPDGDAIVERLEAFDQADRSYTYSILQAPFPVSDYRSTLRVVEQGDGSRIDWSGEFIPVGVSNEEASALFEGIYRDGLKALETTLAG, from the coding sequence ATGGCAACTGCTTCTGTATCCATAACCGTGCCGACCCCGGCCGACCAGGTCTGGAACCTCATCGGCGGCTTCGATTCATTGCCCGACTGGCTTCCATACATTCCCCAGAGCACGCTCAGCGAAGGCGGTCGCGTGCGCCATCTGGCCAATCCCGATGGCGATGCCATCGTCGAGCGCCTGGAAGCCTTCGACCAGGCCGATCGCAGCTACACCTACTCGATCCTGCAGGCCCCGTTCCCGGTCAGCGACTATCGATCCACCCTGCGTGTGGTCGAGCAGGGCGACGGTTCGCGGATCGACTGGTCCGGTGAGTTCATTCCGGTGGGCGTCAGCAACGAAGAAGCGTCCGCGCTGTTCGAGGGCATCTATCGCGATGGCCTGAAGGCCCTGGAAACCACGCTGGCCGGGTGA
- a CDS encoding nucleotide sugar dehydrogenase, with product MSVPVAAAVTPRFAVIGLGYVGLPLAVAFGRHWPTLGFDIDAGRIAELRGGRDHTLEMETDELAEATHLQYGSDPSLLDACNVYIVTVPTPIDAYEQPDLEPLRSATRLIASHLRAGDLVIYESTVYPGTTEEVCVPLLEQGSGLGFNEDFYCGYSPERVSPGDRQRRLADIRKITSGSTPEVAAVIDGLYQRIIDAGTFPAPSMRVAEAAKVVENIQRDVNIALVNELALIFDRLGIDTQDVLDAAGSKWNFLPFRPGLVGGHCIGVDPYYLLHKSESVGYHPDLIHTARQVNNRVGEHVAARVLAMLAERGRAPAEARILVLGVTFKEDCPDLRNSRALELAQRLRDAGAQVEVSDPWVGPAALTGEGLDWLAEPGAGRYDAVVLAVAHARFKAMDEDAIRALLAPGGLVYDVKSAWPRNVVDDRL from the coding sequence ATGAGCGTGCCCGTTGCGGCGGCGGTGACGCCGCGTTTCGCCGTGATCGGCCTGGGTTACGTCGGCCTGCCATTGGCGGTGGCGTTTGGCCGGCACTGGCCGACACTGGGCTTTGACATCGATGCCGGCCGCATCGCGGAGCTGCGCGGTGGCCGCGATCACACGCTGGAGATGGAGACCGACGAGCTGGCCGAAGCCACGCATCTGCAGTACGGCAGCGATCCTTCGCTGCTCGATGCCTGCAACGTCTATATCGTCACCGTGCCGACCCCGATCGATGCATACGAGCAGCCCGACCTGGAGCCCCTGCGTTCGGCGACACGGCTGATTGCCAGTCATCTTCGCGCCGGCGATCTGGTGATCTACGAGTCCACGGTGTACCCCGGCACCACCGAGGAAGTGTGCGTGCCGCTGCTGGAACAGGGTTCGGGCCTGGGCTTCAACGAAGACTTCTATTGCGGCTACAGCCCGGAACGGGTCAGTCCCGGTGACCGCCAGCGGCGCCTGGCCGACATCCGCAAGATCACGTCTGGTTCGACCCCGGAAGTCGCTGCGGTGATCGATGGTCTCTACCAGCGCATCATCGACGCCGGTACGTTCCCGGCGCCGTCGATGCGCGTGGCCGAAGCAGCCAAGGTGGTCGAGAACATCCAGCGCGACGTCAACATCGCGCTGGTCAACGAGCTGGCGCTGATCTTCGACCGGCTCGGCATTGATACCCAGGACGTACTGGACGCCGCTGGCAGCAAGTGGAATTTCCTGCCGTTCCGACCAGGCCTGGTTGGCGGTCACTGCATCGGCGTCGATCCGTACTATCTGCTGCACAAGTCCGAAAGCGTGGGCTACCACCCGGACCTGATCCACACCGCGCGGCAGGTCAACAACCGCGTCGGCGAGCACGTGGCGGCGCGCGTGCTGGCGATGCTGGCCGAGCGTGGCCGTGCACCGGCGGAGGCACGCATCCTGGTGCTGGGCGTGACCTTCAAGGAGGATTGCCCGGACCTGCGCAACAGCCGCGCGCTGGAACTGGCCCAGCGCCTGCGCGATGCGGGGGCGCAGGTGGAGGTGAGCGACCCGTGGGTCGGCCCGGCGGCATTGACCGGCGAGGGCCTGGATTGGCTGGCCGAACCCGGGGCGGGGCGCTATGACGCGGTGGTACTGGCGGTGGCCCACGCCCGTTTCAAGGCAATGGATGAAGACGCAATCCGGGCGCTGCTGGCGCCAGGCGGCCTGGTCTACGACGTCAAATCGGCCTGGCCGCGCAACGTGGTTGACGATCGTTTGTAA
- a CDS encoding DUF6265 family protein produces the protein MSLRIALALLPLLLATPHALSASPSKIEHLAWLAGCWQLDGQPPGAGEQWTSLAGNTLFGSSRSLRDGRTVGFEFMQLRQHDDGRLVLIALPSGQNATDFNATRVDANEAVFENPANDFPQRIHYRRLDNQRAHARIEIAQDNPKQAMDFPMHRVACGGPTPAP, from the coding sequence ATGTCACTCCGCATCGCCCTGGCCCTGTTGCCGCTGCTGCTCGCGACCCCGCACGCGCTATCCGCCTCACCCTCGAAGATCGAGCACCTGGCCTGGCTGGCCGGTTGCTGGCAGCTTGATGGGCAGCCACCCGGTGCCGGCGAGCAATGGACCAGCCTGGCTGGAAACACCCTGTTCGGCAGCAGCCGCAGCCTGCGTGACGGGCGAACCGTCGGCTTCGAGTTCATGCAACTGCGCCAGCACGATGATGGGCGCCTGGTGCTGATTGCCCTGCCCTCTGGCCAGAACGCCACGGACTTCAACGCGACCCGGGTCGATGCCAACGAGGCGGTCTTCGAGAATCCTGCCAACGACTTCCCACAGCGTATCCACTACCGGCGGCTCGACAACCAGCGCGCACATGCGCGCATCGAGATCGCGCAGGACAATCCGAAGCAGGCAATGGACTTTCCCATGCATCGCGTCGCCTGCGGTGGACCGACGCCCGCACCCTGA
- a CDS encoding transcriptional regulator yields the protein MKKAGHPRPADLARAAKSTTATISNWLNDHVSASHVKAEQLFRIADAAKLDARELLYGVNGRGVGEPGNAYIPSQAHLDVWQDAYELVSHLVAENGLEIDHRRHAALDLLAFELLMDGFSRSKVARVLTTSMT from the coding sequence ATGAAGAAAGCCGGGCACCCCCGCCCGGCCGATCTGGCCCGCGCCGCCAAATCCACCACGGCAACCATCAGCAACTGGCTCAACGACCATGTCAGCGCGTCCCATGTGAAAGCCGAGCAGCTGTTCCGCATCGCCGATGCGGCCAAGCTGGACGCACGCGAGCTGCTGTATGGAGTGAACGGGCGCGGCGTCGGGGAGCCGGGTAACGCCTACATTCCCAGCCAGGCCCACCTTGACGTCTGGCAGGACGCCTATGAGCTGGTCAGTCACCTGGTGGCCGAGAATGGCCTGGAGATCGACCACCGCCGCCACGCGGCGCTGGACCTGCTCGCGTTCGAACTGCTGATGGATGGCTTCAGCCGCAGCAAGGTGGCCCGCGTGCTGACGACCTCGATGACGTGA
- a CDS encoding helix-turn-helix domain-containing protein, with protein MTEFWNKRQVRTRLGFQTDAELARFFGISRSAVSQWPKDFPIPALRQYILHQRYPNLFPATGAAEVESA; from the coding sequence ATGACCGAATTCTGGAACAAGCGGCAGGTGCGTACGCGGCTGGGGTTCCAGACCGATGCGGAGCTGGCGCGCTTCTTCGGCATCAGCCGTTCCGCGGTATCGCAATGGCCGAAAGACTTCCCGATCCCCGCTCTGCGGCAGTACATCCTGCATCAGCGCTACCCGAACCTGTTCCCCGCAACTGGCGCCGCCGAAGTCGAATCCGCCTGA
- a CDS encoding BLUF domain-containing protein yields MSLHAIAYASEARADLRTTDLDRLLADATAFNRVAGVTGVLMFDGSRFLQYLEGPEDGIDSVFQRIFNARSHAQMRLLCRAPVVQRAFPRWSMGTRRIDADLLTQIVDAAWPGFLLGSGGFERLLQAWTGADGELEPAAVALGS; encoded by the coding sequence ATGTCGCTGCACGCGATTGCCTATGCCAGTGAGGCCCGCGCCGATCTGCGGACAACCGATCTTGATCGCCTGCTGGCCGACGCCACGGCATTCAATCGTGTAGCCGGTGTCACCGGTGTCCTGATGTTCGACGGCAGCCGCTTCCTGCAGTATCTGGAAGGCCCCGAAGATGGCATCGATTCGGTGTTCCAGCGCATCTTCAATGCACGCAGCCACGCGCAGATGAGGCTGTTGTGCCGCGCGCCGGTGGTGCAGCGTGCGTTCCCGCGCTGGTCGATGGGGACGCGGCGGATCGATGCGGACCTGCTGACCCAGATCGTTGACGCGGCGTGGCCGGGTTTCCTGCTTGGCAGCGGTGGTTTCGAGCGCCTGCTGCAGGCCTGGACCGGTGCCGACGGCGAGCTGGAACCCGCTGCGGTCGCGCTGGGTTCCTGA
- the hemN gene encoding oxygen-independent coproporphyrinogen III oxidase, giving the protein MDTFSPAAGGLAWTFDPDLLRRHDRPGPRYTSYPTAPHFHDGFDAPALRQAIADSNQLARALSLYVHVPFCSSPCFYCGCNRVITRDRGRGHSYVSRVLAEADLLAPQFEDGREVIQLHLGGGTPNFLDAEAMTTLVEGLRRRFDFSDSPQRDFSIELDPRFIDTRDVAMLARLGFNRASLGVQDFDPQVQESINRIQGVQQTLDILRACRDSGMRSVNVDLIYGLPGQSLEGFGRTLERVLALRPDRLAVYGYAHLPHLFRAQKQIDESRLPSPEDKLALLGLAVEKLSAAGYQYIGMDHFALPEEDLSRAQRAGQLHRNFMGYTTHADTDLLGLGVSAISHIGATYSQNPRDLASWEDAVDQGQLPVWRGVALSADDQLRAELIQQLMCQGEVDGAVLGQRHGVDFQQYFAEDLRSVQRLQEDGLAEYRDGVVRASEPGRPLLRLLAMCFDPYLRAAHAQPRYSRAI; this is encoded by the coding sequence ATGGACACGTTCTCTCCCGCCGCTGGTGGCCTGGCCTGGACCTTCGACCCCGACCTTCTGCGCCGGCACGACCGGCCGGGCCCGCGCTACACCTCGTACCCGACCGCGCCGCATTTCCATGATGGGTTCGACGCGCCGGCGCTGCGCCAGGCGATCGCCGACAGCAACCAGCTGGCCCGCGCGCTGTCGCTGTACGTGCATGTGCCGTTCTGTTCCAGCCCGTGCTTCTACTGCGGCTGCAACCGGGTGATCACCCGCGATCGCGGCCGTGGCCACAGCTATGTGTCGCGCGTGCTGGCCGAGGCCGATCTGCTGGCACCACAGTTCGAGGACGGTCGCGAGGTCATCCAGCTGCATCTGGGCGGTGGTACGCCGAACTTCCTCGATGCCGAGGCGATGACCACACTGGTGGAAGGGTTGCGCCGGCGCTTCGATTTCAGCGATTCACCGCAGCGCGATTTCTCGATCGAACTCGATCCACGCTTCATCGACACCCGTGACGTCGCCATGCTGGCGCGCCTGGGCTTCAACCGGGCCAGCCTGGGCGTGCAGGATTTCGACCCGCAGGTGCAGGAATCGATCAACCGCATACAGGGCGTGCAGCAGACACTGGACATCCTGCGCGCCTGCCGCGACAGCGGCATGCGTTCGGTCAACGTCGACCTGATCTACGGCCTGCCCGGGCAGAGCCTGGAAGGATTCGGCCGCACCCTCGAACGGGTGCTGGCGCTGCGCCCGGACCGCCTGGCGGTGTATGGCTACGCGCACCTGCCGCATCTGTTCCGGGCGCAGAAGCAGATCGACGAAAGCCGGTTGCCGTCGCCGGAAGACAAGCTGGCGCTGCTGGGCCTGGCGGTGGAGAAGCTCTCCGCGGCCGGCTACCAGTACATCGGCATGGATCATTTCGCATTGCCGGAAGAGGATCTGTCACGCGCGCAGCGTGCCGGCCAGCTGCATCGCAACTTCATGGGTTACACCACCCACGCCGATACCGATCTGCTCGGCCTGGGCGTAAGTGCGATCAGCCATATCGGCGCCACCTACAGCCAGAATCCACGTGACCTGGCGTCCTGGGAGGACGCGGTGGACCAGGGGCAGTTGCCGGTCTGGCGCGGTGTCGCGCTGAGTGCCGACGACCAGCTGCGCGCGGAGCTGATCCAGCAGCTGATGTGCCAGGGCGAGGTGGATGGTGCGGTGCTGGGGCAGCGCCACGGCGTGGATTTCCAGCAGTACTTCGCCGAGGACCTGCGTTCGGTACAGCGGCTGCAGGAAGATGGCCTGGCCGAATACCGCGATGGCGTGGTGCGTGCGAGCGAACCCGGGCGACCGTTGCTGCGGTTGCTGGCAATGTGCTTCGACCCGTATCTGCGTGCCGCACATGCGCAGCCACGTTACTCGCGGGCGATCTGA
- a CDS encoding group III truncated hemoglobin encodes MNATPPVLPVASPELCTEQEVTRLVHDFYARVRGEERLGPVFEAHVHDWPEHLAQLVDFWSAMLRGTRRFKGSPMSKHMAIELDKDLFDRWLVLFRITTAECNNPPMQELANDVAARIGDTFWKRYQMLRWPQVGLPVVGMPAKD; translated from the coding sequence ATGAACGCAACGCCGCCTGTCCTTCCTGTCGCCTCGCCCGAGCTGTGCACCGAGCAGGAAGTGACCCGCCTGGTCCACGACTTCTACGCCCGCGTGCGCGGGGAGGAGCGATTGGGGCCGGTGTTCGAGGCCCACGTCCACGACTGGCCGGAGCATCTGGCCCAGCTGGTCGACTTCTGGTCGGCGATGCTGCGCGGCACCCGGCGCTTCAAGGGTTCGCCGATGTCCAAGCACATGGCCATCGAGCTGGACAAGGATCTGTTCGACCGCTGGCTGGTGCTGTTCCGGATCACCACCGCCGAATGCAACAACCCGCCGATGCAGGAGCTGGCCAACGACGTGGCCGCGCGCATCGGTGACACCTTCTGGAAGCGCTACCAGATGCTGCGATGGCCGCAGGTCGGCCTGCCGGTGGTGGGGATGCCCGCCAAGGATTGA
- a CDS encoding FMN-binding glutamate synthase family protein: MHRYIVYLLAILMFPICLWLATIWPAWYWGVGLTAAMVALGTWDLLQKRSTLRRNYPVMAHFRYGLESIGPEIRQYFVQSDLEDVPFSRQQRALIYQRAKNEMDTVPFGTLRSTYAVDYEWINHSLAPTAIAKHDFRVLIGPNCAKPYSASVFNISAMSFGSLSANAIRALNEGARRGGFYHDTGEGSISPYHREMGGDLVWEIGSGYFGCRDEKGGFSEERFVANATHDQVRMIEIKLSQGAKPGHGGVLPAPKVTAEISVTRGVPMGVDCVSPSRHSAFSTPVELLQFVARLRELSGGKPVGFKLAIGHPWEWFGIAKAMQETGLLPDFIVVDGAEGGTGAAPAEFVDHVGVPMHEALLLVHNTLVGLDLRERIRIGAAGKITSAFDIARTIALGADWCNAGRGFMFALGCIQSLSCHTDKCPTGIATQDPARWKHLDAPDKATRVYSYHEHTLHALKELLCAAGLNHPAELGPEHILRRVSPVEIRSLASLYRYLEPGELLHKVPDHAVFHAFWADARSDSFQPPPKIQALRASKSR; this comes from the coding sequence ATGCACCGGTACATCGTCTACCTGCTCGCCATCCTGATGTTCCCGATATGCCTGTGGCTGGCCACGATCTGGCCGGCCTGGTACTGGGGCGTCGGCCTGACTGCCGCGATGGTGGCATTGGGGACCTGGGACCTGCTGCAGAAGCGCAGCACGCTGCGCCGCAACTATCCGGTGATGGCGCACTTCCGCTACGGGCTGGAATCGATCGGCCCGGAGATCCGCCAGTACTTCGTGCAGAGTGACCTGGAGGACGTGCCGTTCTCGCGCCAGCAACGTGCACTGATCTACCAGCGCGCCAAGAACGAGATGGACACGGTACCGTTCGGCACCCTGCGCAGCACCTATGCGGTGGACTACGAATGGATCAACCATTCACTGGCGCCGACTGCCATCGCCAAGCATGACTTCCGCGTGCTGATCGGTCCGAACTGTGCCAAGCCCTATTCGGCCAGCGTGTTCAACATCTCGGCGATGAGCTTCGGTTCACTGTCGGCCAATGCCATCCGCGCACTGAACGAAGGCGCACGGCGTGGTGGTTTCTACCACGACACCGGCGAAGGTTCGATCTCGCCCTATCACCGTGAGATGGGCGGCGATCTGGTCTGGGAAATCGGCTCGGGCTACTTCGGTTGCCGCGACGAGAAGGGTGGTTTCAGCGAGGAACGCTTCGTTGCCAATGCCACCCATGACCAGGTCAGGATGATTGAGATCAAGCTGTCGCAGGGTGCCAAGCCGGGTCATGGCGGCGTGCTGCCAGCGCCGAAGGTGACTGCCGAGATCTCGGTGACCCGTGGCGTGCCGATGGGCGTGGACTGCGTGTCGCCGTCGCGTCACTCGGCGTTCTCGACACCGGTCGAGCTGCTGCAGTTCGTCGCCCGCCTGCGCGAGCTGTCCGGTGGCAAGCCGGTCGGTTTCAAGCTGGCGATCGGCCACCCGTGGGAGTGGTTCGGCATTGCCAAGGCGATGCAGGAAACCGGGTTGCTGCCGGATTTCATCGTGGTGGACGGTGCCGAAGGGGGCACCGGCGCGGCGCCAGCCGAGTTCGTCGACCATGTCGGCGTGCCGATGCACGAAGCGCTGCTGCTGGTGCACAACACCCTGGTCGGCCTCGATCTGCGCGAGCGCATCCGCATCGGTGCAGCCGGCAAGATCACCAGTGCGTTCGACATCGCGCGCACCATCGCGCTGGGTGCCGACTGGTGCAATGCCGGCCGCGGCTTCATGTTCGCGCTGGGCTGCATCCAGTCGTTGAGCTGCCATACCGACAAGTGCCCCACCGGCATCGCGACCCAGGACCCGGCGCGCTGGAAGCATCTGGATGCACCGGACAAGGCCACCCGTGTGTACAGCTACCACGAGCACACGCTGCATGCCTTGAAGGAACTGCTGTGTGCCGCGGGCCTGAACCACCCGGCGGAACTGGGCCCGGAGCATATCCTGCGTCGGGTTTCGCCTGTTGAGATCCGTTCGCTGGCCTCGCTGTACCGTTACCTTGAACCGGGCGAGCTGCTGCACAAGGTGCCGGACCACGCCGTGTTCCATGCGTTCTGGGCCGATGCGCGCAGCGATTCCTTCCAGCCGCCGCCGAAGATCCAGGCGCTGCGGGCCAGCAAGTCGCGATAA
- the crcB gene encoding fluoride efflux transporter CrcB: MQALNNYFLVFVGGGIGACLRHACNLIGARVAVGSPWPWSTFLINISGALLMGVVVEVFAMRNGASPQLRLLLATGILGGYTTFSTYALEIGLLLQRGQHGLAALYAGGSVALGLAGLFGGMKLARLVLG; encoded by the coding sequence ATGCAAGCATTGAACAACTATTTCCTGGTCTTCGTCGGCGGCGGCATCGGTGCCTGCCTGCGCCACGCCTGCAACCTGATCGGCGCCCGAGTGGCCGTCGGCAGCCCCTGGCCGTGGTCGACCTTCCTGATCAACATCAGCGGCGCCCTGCTGATGGGCGTGGTGGTCGAGGTCTTCGCGATGCGCAATGGTGCCTCGCCGCAGCTTCGCCTGTTGCTCGCCACCGGCATCCTTGGCGGCTACACCACGTTCTCTACCTATGCGCTGGAGATCGGCCTGCTGCTGCAGCGCGGGCAGCACGGACTGGCCGCGCTATATGCCGGTGGCTCGGTGGCGCTGGGCCTGGCCGGCCTGTTCGGTGGCATGAAGCTGGCCCGGCTGGTGCTGGGCTGA